The proteins below are encoded in one region of Bacteroides uniformis:
- a CDS encoding cobaltochelatase subunit CobN, which produces MNKKRLGIFLGSIALLIVCSFAAYQYWLAPTRILIINATLAQAADIALNNDCARIEVTCIKKEEVKDLSGYDAIAMYSRGLYLDDGQIAEVERVGASGVPVFTNTLRNFTLSLNHNVTNEQQHTLREYLKNGNKHNYRNALLYLRHIATPHRWGHQDYEPPIPLLENMFYHREYGRYFSTPQEVTAYLKEKNLYHEDGRNLALISGLNFPMEGNRAHVDSLITCLTQAGFNVYPFTAGGQPRADMIRTLHPDAVVYLPMGRLGNDSLINWLHQENIPLFMPFPLIQPHEEWLDPDTPVSGGTLTARVVVPEIDGGMLPLCIATQNENKHGYYLYTAENERIDAVVDHITKYMSLRDMSNKEKRVAICYFKTPGKDALLASGMEVIPSLYNFLKRLRSEGYDVSGLPATVEEFGKRIHRDGAVMGSYAKGAQEQFLKTAHPIWLSTEQYEQWAHEVLLPEKYQEVTDRYGDAPGNLLVTEDSIAIACLQFGNILLFPQPRPALGDDEFKLVHGMPVAPPHSYLAPYLYMQKGFKADAVIHFGTHGNLEYTPGKNVAQSQADWSDVLIGNLPHFYFYTTGNVGEGIIAKRRTHAVLVTHLTPPYVESGMRQRYSALLEDIHKVLDEGTEKHRTLGISIKKEAMRLGLHRDLNLDSISSDPYTTKELERLDAFTEEIANEKILGAYYTMNEPYSDRDLLTTTLAVAADPLAYETARKDRDKGKITTEQLQDFTYIAHHYLPAARKRLTALLQNPPKDTASVAPELRPALLYREQLLASPVNEQNAMVRALSGGTVFPAPGGDPVLNPNVLPTGRNMYSINAENTPNPRAWEDGKRLAEATLKQYISKHGEYPRKVSYTFWAGEFINTEGATLAQVFWMLGVEPVRDAQGRVVDLKLVPSEELGRPRINVLVQVSGQLRDIAGSRLKLLTDAIRLTSEAGDETYPNYVASGTLLQEKLLVEKGTSPKRAREMSVMRVFGPVNSGYSTGMMAYTEHSGSWESEKEIAEGYLNNMGASYGDDENWGDVQEGLFASALSETDVVIQPRQSNTWGPISLDHVYEFTGGLSLTVKTVTSKEPDAYMADYRNRTNRRMQDAKEAIAVETRSTILNPTFIQERMKGGEGSAQMFGEIFRNIFGWHVMRPSAMDKELFNDLYRMYIKDENKLGIHEYFLRVNPAAFQAMTAVMLESARKGYWKASDEQLKTTASLHAQITREKGAACTEFVCDNDKLQSFVADQLDNSEKQTYTQNMKEVHEASATDGKDVVLKEHKLTSEQTVRKNRVNGVVAGSLVVITFIGLVVLLKKRKKNK; this is translated from the coding sequence ATGAATAAGAAAAGACTTGGAATATTCCTCGGCAGCATAGCCCTATTGATTGTCTGCAGCTTTGCGGCCTATCAGTACTGGCTTGCTCCTACACGTATACTTATTATCAACGCAACCCTGGCACAAGCTGCCGACATTGCCCTGAACAATGACTGCGCCCGGATAGAAGTCACCTGCATAAAAAAAGAAGAGGTGAAGGACCTTTCCGGCTATGATGCCATCGCGATGTACAGCAGAGGGCTATACCTTGACGACGGCCAGATTGCCGAAGTGGAACGGGTGGGTGCCAGCGGAGTACCAGTCTTTACGAATACGTTACGAAATTTCACCCTCTCCCTCAATCACAATGTTACCAATGAACAACAGCATACGCTACGGGAGTATCTCAAGAACGGCAACAAGCACAACTACCGGAATGCCTTACTCTACCTGCGCCACATCGCCACTCCCCACCGGTGGGGACACCAGGATTACGAGCCTCCCATCCCATTGCTGGAGAACATGTTCTACCACCGCGAATACGGCCGCTACTTCAGTACTCCGCAAGAGGTGACCGCCTATCTGAAAGAAAAAAATCTCTACCATGAGGACGGACGCAACCTTGCCCTGATTTCCGGACTCAACTTTCCGATGGAAGGAAACCGTGCCCACGTAGATTCCCTCATCACGTGCTTGACACAAGCAGGCTTCAATGTCTATCCTTTCACAGCCGGAGGTCAACCGCGTGCCGATATGATACGTACCCTCCATCCCGATGCAGTAGTCTACCTGCCTATGGGACGGCTGGGCAATGACTCACTCATCAACTGGCTGCACCAGGAAAACATTCCTTTATTCATGCCCTTCCCGCTGATTCAGCCCCACGAGGAATGGCTGGACCCGGATACCCCCGTCAGCGGTGGCACACTGACCGCCCGTGTAGTGGTGCCTGAGATAGATGGAGGCATGCTACCCCTCTGCATCGCTACCCAAAACGAAAACAAACACGGATACTATCTGTACACCGCTGAAAATGAACGGATAGATGCCGTAGTGGACCATATTACCAAGTACATGTCCTTGAGAGACATGTCCAACAAAGAAAAGCGCGTTGCTATCTGTTACTTCAAGACTCCGGGAAAAGACGCCCTGCTGGCAAGCGGTATGGAAGTGATTCCTTCACTCTATAACTTCTTGAAACGCCTGCGTTCGGAAGGGTACGACGTCAGTGGACTGCCTGCTACTGTAGAGGAGTTCGGCAAGCGGATACATCGTGACGGTGCCGTCATGGGTTCGTATGCCAAAGGAGCACAAGAACAGTTTTTGAAAACGGCACACCCGATATGGCTTTCTACCGAGCAATACGAACAATGGGCACACGAAGTACTCCTTCCCGAGAAATATCAGGAAGTAACAGACAGATATGGAGATGCGCCCGGCAATCTGCTGGTAACAGAGGACAGTATTGCCATTGCCTGCTTGCAATTCGGCAATATCCTACTCTTCCCCCAGCCCCGCCCGGCATTGGGAGATGATGAGTTCAAACTGGTGCATGGAATGCCGGTAGCGCCGCCCCACAGCTACCTGGCTCCTTATCTGTATATGCAAAAAGGATTCAAGGCAGATGCAGTGATTCACTTCGGCACCCACGGCAACTTGGAATACACGCCCGGAAAGAATGTGGCACAGTCGCAGGCCGACTGGTCGGATGTACTGATTGGTAACCTCCCCCACTTCTATTTCTATACCACCGGAAACGTAGGCGAGGGTATCATTGCCAAACGCCGGACACATGCCGTACTGGTCACCCATCTCACTCCGCCCTACGTGGAGAGCGGTATGCGCCAACGCTATTCGGCCTTGCTCGAAGATATTCACAAAGTGCTGGACGAAGGTACCGAAAAACACCGAACCCTAGGAATAAGTATCAAAAAAGAAGCCATGCGTCTGGGACTGCATCGCGACCTCAACCTCGACTCCATCTCCAGTGACCCCTACACAACCAAGGAGTTGGAACGTCTGGATGCCTTCACCGAAGAGATAGCCAACGAAAAGATACTGGGTGCGTACTACACCATGAACGAGCCTTATTCTGACCGCGACCTGCTGACTACCACTCTCGCCGTCGCTGCCGACCCGCTGGCATACGAAACGGCCCGCAAGGACCGCGATAAAGGCAAAATCACCACAGAGCAGTTGCAAGACTTCACCTATATAGCCCACCACTACTTGCCTGCCGCCAGGAAAAGGCTGACCGCCTTACTCCAGAATCCACCCAAGGATACTGCATCTGTAGCACCGGAGCTTCGCCCCGCCCTACTCTATCGCGAACAGTTGCTTGCCTCCCCCGTCAACGAACAGAATGCCATGGTGCGTGCACTCAGCGGAGGAACCGTATTCCCTGCGCCGGGAGGTGACCCCGTACTGAACCCGAACGTTCTGCCCACCGGACGCAACATGTACAGCATCAACGCCGAGAATACTCCCAACCCAAGGGCTTGGGAAGATGGAAAGCGATTGGCAGAAGCGACTTTAAAACAGTACATCAGCAAGCACGGCGAATATCCCCGGAAAGTAAGCTATACCTTCTGGGCAGGCGAATTCATCAATACGGAAGGAGCTACGCTGGCCCAGGTATTCTGGATGCTGGGAGTAGAACCCGTACGCGACGCCCAAGGCAGAGTGGTTGACCTGAAACTGGTGCCCAGTGAAGAACTGGGGCGTCCGCGCATCAATGTGCTGGTACAAGTGTCCGGACAGCTACGCGACATAGCCGGTTCCCGCTTGAAGTTACTGACCGATGCTATACGTCTGACATCGGAAGCCGGAGATGAGACCTATCCCAACTATGTGGCATCGGGTACACTGTTGCAGGAAAAATTACTGGTAGAAAAGGGAACTTCCCCCAAACGTGCCCGTGAAATGTCTGTGATGCGTGTATTCGGACCGGTCAACAGCGGATACAGTACCGGTATGATGGCCTATACCGAGCACAGCGGCTCGTGGGAAAGCGAAAAGGAGATAGCCGAAGGATACCTCAACAATATGGGTGCCTCTTATGGGGACGACGAAAATTGGGGAGACGTCCAGGAAGGTTTGTTTGCCTCGGCACTGTCCGAAACGGATGTTGTCATCCAGCCCCGTCAAAGTAACACATGGGGCCCCATCTCCCTGGATCATGTATACGAATTTACGGGTGGACTCTCGCTCACCGTCAAAACCGTGACCAGCAAGGAACCGGATGCCTATATGGCAGACTACCGCAACCGGACCAACCGCCGCATGCAGGATGCCAAAGAGGCCATTGCCGTAGAGACACGTTCCACCATCTTGAACCCTACCTTTATACAAGAGCGGATGAAAGGCGGGGAAGGTTCGGCGCAGATGTTCGGCGAAATCTTCCGCAACATCTTCGGCTGGCACGTCATGCGTCCGTCGGCCATGGACAAAGAACTGTTCAATGACTTGTATAGAATGTATATAAAGGATGAGAATAAGCTGGGCATTCACGAGTACTTCCTCCGCGTCAATCCCGCCGCATTCCAGGCTATGACAGCCGTCATGCTGGAAAGCGCCCGCAAAGGTTACTGGAAAGCATCTGATGAGCAACTGAAAACCACTGCTTCCCTGCATGCACAAATCACACGCGAAAAAGGTGCCGCTTGTACCGAATTCGTTTGCGACAATGACAAGCTACAGTCGTTCGTTGCCGACCAGTTGGATAATAGCGAGAAGCAGACCTATACCCAGAACATGAAGGAGGTACACGAAGCATCCGCAACCGATGGCAAGGATGTCGTACTGAAAGAACACAAACTGACTTCCGAACAAACGGTACGTAAGAACAGGGTGAACGGAGTGGTTGCAGGCAGTCTTGTCGTCATCACCTTCATCGGACTGGTCGTACTGTTGAAGAAAAGAAAAAAGAATAAATAG
- a CDS encoding PepSY domain-containing protein, translating into MNVITKLMYSIHRILGTLLCILFLMWFLSAFVMMYHRFPRVSAKEKMQKLDMLSQTGDSLPDISSVTARLPRGVKVRSTILNLNAGHPEFSFSTTKGTLHFLADSTISRPSLDSEHLHRTAALWCSSSITRIDTLHSLDQWIPFAELKKEMPIYKIYFADDAGTQLYLSSQNGEALQFSNRSERFWAWLGAIPHWVYFTWLRQDTVLWTKTVIWLTALGCLMVIAGIWVTVDVWRKTHRSRHPKFSPYRKRWYHWHYVSGIFFGIFVLTFTFSGMMSLADIPEWIHKPALKKGSATRTLHARAPQPEDYPLDYRRVIAAYPQALQIEWRNFREHPYYIVKDRKNEYYIDAADSLPRPLQLSEEEILKGVESIYTSQRDSSQHIPGIRISRLEHFETYYRDMSNMYRGRPQLPVWKITVDDPDRSVYYIHPETGIIRHVDTSSRWKYWSYTALHRMRLPGLNSNATLRKTVLWVLLLGGTAVCITGVALSVNYIRRKCCKRQKRY; encoded by the coding sequence ATGAATGTTATCACCAAACTGATGTACTCTATTCATAGGATACTGGGCACTTTGCTCTGTATCCTATTTCTCATGTGGTTCCTCTCCGCCTTCGTGATGATGTACCACCGCTTTCCCCGTGTCAGCGCCAAAGAGAAAATGCAAAAGCTGGATATGCTCTCCCAAACCGGAGACTCACTTCCGGACATCTCCTCCGTCACAGCCCGCCTGCCCCGTGGCGTAAAGGTCAGGTCTACGATACTGAACCTCAATGCCGGACACCCCGAGTTCAGCTTTAGTACCACAAAAGGCACGCTTCATTTCCTTGCCGATTCCACCATCTCACGACCCTCTCTGGACAGTGAACACCTGCACCGGACAGCAGCTTTGTGGTGTTCTTCTTCCATTACCCGTATCGACACCCTCCACTCTCTGGACCAATGGATTCCCTTCGCTGAACTGAAAAAGGAAATGCCCATTTATAAAATATACTTTGCCGACGATGCTGGGACACAGCTCTATCTGAGTTCACAAAACGGTGAGGCCTTGCAGTTCTCCAACAGAAGCGAACGCTTCTGGGCATGGCTGGGTGCCATTCCCCACTGGGTATACTTCACCTGGCTGCGGCAGGACACCGTCCTTTGGACTAAGACCGTCATCTGGCTCACAGCTCTGGGTTGTCTCATGGTCATTGCCGGCATTTGGGTAACTGTGGATGTATGGCGTAAGACGCACCGAAGCCGCCATCCCAAGTTCTCCCCCTACCGAAAAAGATGGTATCACTGGCACTACGTCAGCGGAATCTTTTTCGGCATCTTCGTACTGACCTTCACCTTCAGCGGCATGATGTCTCTGGCAGACATTCCCGAATGGATTCATAAACCGGCACTGAAGAAAGGCAGCGCCACACGCACGCTCCATGCCCGTGCCCCACAACCGGAGGATTACCCCTTGGACTACCGCCGTGTCATAGCTGCCTATCCCCAAGCTTTGCAGATAGAGTGGCGCAACTTCCGCGAACATCCCTACTACATCGTAAAAGATAGAAAAAACGAGTATTACATCGATGCCGCCGACAGCCTGCCGCGTCCGTTACAACTCTCCGAAGAAGAAATCCTGAAAGGCGTGGAAAGCATTTATACCTCCCAGCGTGATTCTTCACAACATATCCCCGGCATACGTATCTCCCGGCTCGAACATTTCGAGACCTACTATCGCGACATGAGCAATATGTATCGCGGACGACCCCAGCTTCCCGTCTGGAAGATAACGGTGGACGACCCGGACCGGAGCGTCTATTACATTCACCCGGAAACGGGAATCATCCGCCATGTAGACACCTCCTCCCGCTGGAAATACTGGAGCTATACAGCCCTGCACCGCATGCGTCTGCCCGGTCTGAACTCCAATGCCACCCTGCGCAAGACTGTGCTTTGGGTATTGCTGCTTGGAGGTACAGCCGTTTGCATCACGGGTGTGGCGTTAAGTGTGAATTATATAAGAAGAAAATGTTGTAAAAGACAAAAACGCTATTAA
- a CDS encoding sirohydrochlorin cobaltochelatase, which produces MKNLFVFLFLCNFLLLCHAHGGGNYEHSDMLASMKPGDKAALLMVHFGTTHDDTRALTIDAINAKAQAAFPELKFQEAYTSRIIIRRLKERGITKLTPLDAMLKLRSEGYTHLIVQSTNIIDGVEMESLRRDVENALPFFKEIRVGTPLLYSIEDAEKVASILGNRYNAPAQSKKATKEHFVLVGHGTYTPSTAIYSQMDYMLKAGGLTNFHVGTIEGYPTFDTMLAQLKAGKAKRVTLIPFMFVAGDHAKNDIAGEWKEMLEKEGFTVSAQLEGLGQIPEIQEIFIDHIRFGLKHRMLDIMTKKAAYAAGKDTE; this is translated from the coding sequence ATGAAGAATTTGTTTGTCTTTTTATTCCTTTGTAATTTCCTCCTCCTCTGCCATGCGCACGGGGGAGGCAACTACGAGCACAGCGATATGCTTGCAAGTATGAAACCCGGCGACAAAGCCGCCCTGCTCATGGTGCACTTCGGCACTACGCACGACGATACCCGCGCCCTCACCATTGATGCCATCAACGCCAAGGCACAAGCCGCCTTCCCGGAGTTGAAGTTCCAAGAAGCCTATACGTCGCGCATCATCATCCGCCGCTTGAAAGAGCGCGGCATCACGAAGCTGACTCCACTGGATGCCATGCTGAAACTGCGCAGCGAAGGTTACACACACCTCATCGTACAGAGTACCAACATCATTGACGGAGTAGAAATGGAATCCCTCCGCCGGGATGTGGAAAACGCACTACCCTTCTTCAAGGAAATACGTGTAGGTACTCCCCTGCTCTACTCTATCGAAGATGCAGAGAAAGTGGCAAGTATTCTGGGGAACCGCTACAACGCCCCGGCACAAAGCAAGAAAGCTACCAAAGAACACTTCGTCCTTGTGGGCCACGGCACCTATACCCCCAGTACCGCCATCTACAGTCAGATGGACTATATGCTGAAAGCAGGCGGACTGACCAATTTCCATGTGGGCACCATCGAAGGTTATCCAACCTTTGACACCATGCTGGCACAACTGAAAGCCGGGAAAGCCAAACGTGTGACCCTCATACCCTTCATGTTTGTTGCCGGAGACCATGCCAAAAACGACATTGCCGGAGAGTGGAAGGAGATGCTCGAGAAAGAAGGCTTCACCGTCAGTGCACAACTGGAAGGACTGGGACAAATTCCGGAAATTCAAGAAATATTCATTGACCATATCCGTTTCGGACTGAAGCACCGCATGCTGGACATCATGACGAAGAAGGCGGCCTATGCTGCCGGAAAAGACACAGAATAA